One part of the Dioscorea cayenensis subsp. rotundata cultivar TDr96_F1 chromosome 2, TDr96_F1_v2_PseudoChromosome.rev07_lg8_w22 25.fasta, whole genome shotgun sequence genome encodes these proteins:
- the LOC120279540 gene encoding LOW QUALITY PROTEIN: dnaJ homolog subfamily C member 17-like (The sequence of the model RefSeq protein was modified relative to this genomic sequence to represent the inferred CDS: deleted 3 bases in 2 codons) yields the protein CLPSVRKGSKLSLKQIDKAYRDQSRSATPTKRPNDPDATADFQRLTTSYEILRDVSSRAVFDAHLRSIREKAFRASLFDGKRRKLASDLEERERAAAAPQFDPAELAARKEKMVAAELQQELASIPVPQRRRKSLWERDGRDYDSVQLTKLFERFGMVEDVVIRSRGSKKKGSAIVVMSSKDAAVAATQTMSGDISNPLLVVPLRASSSASNARHAEPVVPKHDDIIGAGFRDYEESILKKLEKAKEKDGAT from the exons TGCCTCCCCTCCGTGAGGAAGGGCTCAAAGCTAAGTCTA AAACAGATTGACAAGGCCTATCGTGATCAATCCCGG AGCGCCACCCCGACAAAGCGGCCCAATGACCCAGACGCCACTGCTGACTTCCAACGCCTCACCACCTCCTATGAAATCCTCCGGGATGTCTCCTCACGTGCAGTTTTTGATGCGCACCTTCGATCTATCAGGGAGAAAGCCTTCCGTGCCTCACTTTTTGATGGCAAGCGCCGGAAGCTAGCCTCTGACCTCGAGGAGCGGGAGCGTGCTGCTGCTGCACCGCAGTTTGACCCTGCCGAGCTTGCTGCTCGGAAGGAGAAGATGGTTGCTGCTGAGCTGCAACAGGAGCTCGCTAGTATTCCAGTCCCGCAAAGGCGAAGAAA GTCTCTTTGGGAGAGAGATGGGAGGGATTATGATTCTGTGCAGCTGACAAAGCTATTTGAGAGATTTGGAATGGTTGAAGATGTTGTGATCAGGTCAAGGGGATCCAAAAAGAAGGGCTCTGCTATTGTTGTAATGTCTTCCAAAGATGCTGCA GTAGCTGCTACGCAAACTATGAGTGGTGATATTTCAAATCCTTTACTTGTTGTCCCTCTTCGAGCTTCTTCTAGTGCATCAAATGCTAGGCATGCTGAACCAGTTGTTCCGAAACATGATGACATAATTGGTGCTGGTTTTCGAGATTACGAAGAATCTATATTGAAGAAACTTGAAAAG GCTAAAGAAAAGGATGGAGCAACATGA
- the LOC120269434 gene encoding U1 small nuclear ribonucleoprotein C-2-like: MPRYYCDYCDTYLTHDSPSVRKQHNAGYKHKANVRTYYQQFEEQQTQSLIDQRIKEHLGNAGAFPHQVGATFNQHLMSLQSNPQRPRLPVMPPPLLHPGGQPPLNQGLLPGVRPPVLPRPLIPGYGAPPTIPLPNMPPGALPRPPTLSPPVTGGVPTATSSSVIPGSFDAFNSAAASGFQRPPTSVPGAPGAATTSQDGYTYGQASETSH, translated from the exons ATGCCTCG GTACTACTGTGATTACTGCGACACCTATTTGACTCACGATTCA CCTTCTGTCAGAAAACAGCACAATGCCGGCTACAAGCACAAG GCAAATGTGCGTACCTACTACCAACAATTTGAAGAACAACAGACACAAAGTTTGATTGATCAAAGAATCAAGGAGCATCTTGGGAATGCTGGAGCCTTTCCACATCAAGTTGGTGCGACATTTAATCAACATCTGATGTCTCTTCAGTCTAATCCCCAGAGACCTCGCCTTCCAGTTATGCCTCCACCCCTTTTGCATCCTGGCGGCCAGCCACCTCTAAATCAAGGATTGCTGCCAGGAGTCAGGCCCCCAGTTCTGCCCCGGCCACTTATTCCAG GCTATGGAGCTCCTCCAACTATTCCTCTCCCCAACATGCCACCAGGTGCTCTTCCCAGGCCACCAACATTGAGTCCTCCTGTCACTGGGGGAGTTCCTACTGCAACGTCATCGAGTGTCATTCCAGGAAGCTTTGATGCCTTCAATTCTGCCGCAGCGTCAGGGTTTCAGAGGCCACCGACTAGTGTACCCGGTGCTCCTGGAGCTGCAACGACATCTCAGGATGGATATACATATGGCCAGGCATCAGAAACCAGCCATTGA
- the LOC120269742 gene encoding thioredoxin-like protein CDSP32, chloroplastic, whose translation MATITNFLSKPPYISRLKLDSSSSPSSFLHSSPLTIITRNTKKYNKAFLSRNSISHTSKSSISASGAATRKVESDERVKKVHTIEEFNDALRSAKNRLVVVEYAESQSTDSQRIYPFLVELSRTCGDVDFLLVMGDESEDTKELCRREGIEKVPHFSFYKGMEKVHEEEGIGPDQLVGDVLYYGDNHSAVVQLHSRQDVEELINVHKEDGKLLILDVGLKHCGPCVKVYPTVLKLSRSMGDTVVFARMNGDENESCMGYLKDMDVVQVPTFLFIRDGVICGRYVGSGKGELVGEILRYQGVRVT comes from the coding sequence ATGGCCACTATCACCAACTTCTTATCCAAACCTCCATACATCTCTAGACTTAAACTAgactcctcttcttctccttcttctttccttcattcaTCACCATTAACAATCATCACTAGAAACaccaaaaaatataacaaagccTTTCTCTCAAGAAACTCAATATCCCAcacatcaaaatcatcaatatCAGCAAGTGGTGCTGCCACCCGCAAAGTCGAAAGTGATGAACGTGTGAAGAAAGTCCATACGATCGAAGAATTCAACGACGCTCTCCGATCAGCAAAAAACAGACTAGTTGTAGTTGAATATGCGGAGAGCCAAAGCACCGACAGCCAACGTATATATCCATTCTTGGTGGAGCTAAGCCGGACGTGCGGCGACGTAGATTTTCTCCTTGTAATGGGCGATGAGTCTGAAGACACTAAAGAGCTTTGCCGAAGAGAAGGTATCGAAAAAGTTCCCCACTTCAGCTTCTACAAAGGGATGGAGAAAGTGCATGAAGAAGAAGGGATAGGACCCGATCAGCTGGTCGGCGATGTGCTTTATTACGGCGATAACCACTCGGCGGTGGTGCAACTACATTCAAGACAAGATGTAGAAGAATTGATAAATGTACATAAAGAGGATGGAAAGCTTTTAATTCTTGATGTAGGGTTGAAGCATTGTGGACCTTGTGTGAAGGTTTATCCAACTGTGCTTAAGCTTTCAAGGTCAATGGGGGATACAGTTGTGTTTGCAAGGATGAATGGGGATGAGAATGAGAGTTGCATGGGATATTTAAAGGATATGGATGTGGTGCAAGTGCctacatttttgtttattagagATGGAGTTATATGTGGGAGATATGTGGGTTCTGGTAAAGGAGAGCTTGTTGGGGAAATACTTAGATACCAAGGAGTTAGAGTTACTTAA